The genomic segment CGCATCGCTGCAGGCGAGAAACGCCCAGTCCGTATCGAAGGCCGGGACGTGCGTGAAATACGACGCGACGAAACGAAAGTGCCGGCGCAGCGTTCGCGCCATCTTGCAGTGCAACGCGGCGTTGTGCACCGATCCCGTGGAGGCCTGTAGCGCGTAGACGCCGCCCGGTGCGAGATGCGCTTTGATCGATGCGAAGACGCCGTCGTTGAAGAGCGGATGACTCGGCGAGTCTGCGAGCGGTTCGGTGAGATCGGAGAGAATGGCACCGTACGTCTCGTTGTTTTCGGCGAGAAACGCCAGAGCGTCGCCTACGACCACGCGAGCTCGCGCATCGTCGAAGGCGCCCGCCGACCATTCCGGCAGGTACTGCTTGCACAGCTCGACGACCAGCCCGTCGATGTCGACCATCGTGCAGCGCTGCACGTCGTCGCGCCGGAGAACCTCGCGCAACGTCGCCCCCTCGCCGCCGCCCAAGATCAAGACGTCGGAGCGGTCTGCCGTGGCGGCCAGCGCCGGGTGGACGAGCGCCTCGTGATAAATCCGCTCGTCGCGCTGCGCGCTTTGCGTGTCGCCGTCAAGCACGAGCATCTTGCCGAAGACCGGCGTCTCGATGACGGCGACCTGCTGAAACTCCGAGCGCCCGCTATAGAGCACGCGCTCGACGGCATGATGGTGCTGCTCCGTCGGCGCAAACTGCTCGACGTACCAGTTCCAGTACTCAGTCTTTGGCGAGGTCCGAGTCTCTAAGCGGAAAGGACGCGCGTGTCATGGTCGCGCGTGAGGACATGCGTGAAACGCCGGTCCGCCGATTGCAGCACACCGCGCTTGACCTCCGACGTAATCGTGCTCTGTGCGCGCAGCGCTTTGGCCGCGTGCTCGCAGGCAAGCCATGGGTCGGTATGATCGCCACAGGTATAGAAATCCATGGCCGCATAACCGAGCTCAGGCCACGTGTGAATCGAAATGTGCGATTCCGCCAAAACCACGACGCCTGAAACGCCTTGAGGTTGAAAGCGGTGAAAAGCCACCTCCATGACGGTTGCGTTGGCGGCCTTCGCCGCGCCGATCATCATGTCGCGGACCGCGTCTACATCCGTGAGCACCTCCGGATCGCACCCCGACAGCTCACAGACGATATGGGTACCGAGTGCCTTCAATTTATGGTTTCTCCTCGTGCCCCTTCGGGGGATCCCACCTCCGGACTTCGTCGGCTGGCGCCTGCGGTGCAGTCACGTCCCCGACCTATCGACGAGCTCTTGCCGGCGCGTTCCGGTGCACGGGCGACTCGTCGCGATGGCGCGAAAGGGCGCACCTTCCCCAAGACCGTTCGACCCACGGTTCCCCGCAGGTTCCGCGCAATCATACCCCCCTGCGCCACCCGTGTAAAGGGTTCGCGCAGGCAGGCTGCTGCCGTGGTGGGCCATCGGACGAAAATCGGACGTCCGCTCGCTAGGATGATCTCACCTTTCCACAAGGACGGCCAGCATGAAATCCTACTTCCGTTTCGCGGTGCTGCTCGGGATCGCGGCCTCGGGCCTCTTCGTCAAGGCGCCCGCAACTGCCGCGCCCGTACTCTCCGGGCAGTGGACCTGTCTCGCGTACGGCGCGCAAGTCAACTGGTTTCAGAACATCCTGTTCCATCCCGACGGAACGTACGCCCTCGGCGACGCTCGCAAGCCATACGCGCCCGGACGCTATTCGATCGACTCACGCAACATCGTCCACTTCCTTGGCGGCGGTGACGACGAGTTTCTAGGGCTCTACAAAGGCGGTGCCGTCTATCTGAAGTCCAGAACCGATTCGGGACCGTTTGAAAAGCGCGGCTTCAACGTCACCTTCAAGTGCGGGCGCAACGGCAGGCAGTAAAAGCGGATCGCGCTCCGCGTTGGGCTTTCGCCGTCATGACGGCCGCAAGACGAAAACCGAACGCATGCCAGCGTAGGATCACGCCAGCCAACTCTCGCCGCCGACGCTTCATAAGGACTCATATTATGAAACTCTACCTTCGCCTCACCGCGCTCCTCGGATTGACGGCCGTATCCCTTGCCGCATTCGTGGGCTGCGGTCCGGAAGCCGGGATAGGCGGCGCTCTATCCTTGCTCACCGAGTGCTCCCTCCTTCCGGTCCGATGCCCGTATCCGGTGCTTTACGTCGCGAACTACTCCGCAAACAACGTCGCGAGATACAACGAGCCCTACCACACGGGTAGCGGGCCGGCTGACACCTACGCGGATGTCTCGCCCGTCGGCATCGCGGTGAATGACAAGTTTCTGGTAACGGATCGAACCGACGGCAGCGTCACCGTGTTCCAGTTTCCGGTACTTAAGGGAGCCACGCCGAGCGCACACTTTGGGACCTCCGCGGGCGGCTTCATGGCGTTCGACCCGCAAGGCAACCTCTGGGCAACCTCGCAGAATGCCGTCGTCGTCGAATACGTGCCGCCGTTTACCAACAGTAGCACCGAGTCCAATGGCCTAACCGACGGCATCACCGATTCGTACGGCATCGCCTTCGACTCGAGCGGCAACGTGTACATCTCCAATGCCGACAGCAGCGGAACGGTCGTGATGTACGCGCCGCCGTACAGCACGCTCGGCACGACGATCACGGTTCCCGAAGCCAACCCAAAACTCCACGGACTTGCGGTGGACGGTTCTCAACTGCTCGTCGCCGATACGGCCAACAACGAAATCCTCGTCTACAATCTGCCGCTGAGCGGCAACACCCCGGTCGTGACGTTTAGTGTGACGGCGGCGCTCGGATTGGCAGTCGACTACAATAACGTCCTATACGTTAGCGAGCAGGGCAACAACAAAATCGACCTGTTCGTTCCGCCGTTCTCGAACGGGATGAGCCCTTCGGGCACGCTCACCAACGGACTTGACGGCGCCTTCGGTCTCGCCGTCGC from the Candidatus Dormiibacterota bacterium genome contains:
- a CDS encoding spermidine synthase; protein product: MLVLDGDTQSAQRDERIYHEALVHPALAATADRSDVLILGGGEGATLREVLRRDDVQRCTMVDIDGLVVELCKQYLPEWSAGAFDDARARVVVGDALAFLAENNETYGAILSDLTEPLADSPSHPLFNDGVFASIKAHLAPGGVYALQASTGSVHNAALHCKMARTLRRHFRFVASYFTHVPAFDTDWAFLACSDAVDVAGLDPRVVDAYCDQLHGTSLFYDGETHRRIFSLPLYLRRMLAEEGDVF
- the speD gene encoding adenosylmethionine decarboxylase, whose protein sequence is MKALGTHIVCELSGCDPEVLTDVDAVRDMMIGAAKAANATVMEVAFHRFQPQGVSGVVVLAESHISIHTWPELGYAAMDFYTCGDHTDPWLACEHAAKALRAQSTITSEVKRGVLQSADRRFTHVLTRDHDTRVLSA